A region from the Manihot esculenta cultivar AM560-2 chromosome 13, M.esculenta_v8, whole genome shotgun sequence genome encodes:
- the LOC110629403 gene encoding uncharacterized serine-rich protein C215.13 — protein MDSGNSGSVQSSSGGDEEYDSRAESISAFLNNSNNPLSHVGLMPNPPPPQDHHHHHHQTHSSSSSMFDPLSNYFDPLSSSRSPPPLTNPNSLLNLDMVWSKNLRSETTCTDLGAFLAPSSPTQQFFTNQPQSRGTFPSLQISQGPESGTRGSGSASASVSNDQANTTISSNNMVRNPKKRSRASRRAPTTVLTTDTTNFRAMVQEFTGIPAPPFTSSSFPRSRLDLFGTASTLRSAAHLEHPTPPYLLRPFAQKIQQPPPFLSSSSSSSSMVDAMASTTPTNINSGINTTGTNSSTSINYQLSSDLGFLKQPQNLLNINMQNPVFNFHSLLEPTPKYTLTNSAILGATKAQQGSLEIPSNDSHLKMGSLEDFGLSHGHVSPNLTGLPNIVSSSSNTAVRRSGDDENNNHTSNWGDGVGSNGSDRGMLRSVNGNYSNSQPRVGNGKLNYPASSSNIKGPENVAAARSEGMVESWICSSD, from the coding sequence ATGGATTCTGGTAATAGTGGAAGTGTGCAGTCCTCTAGTGGTGGAGATGAGGAGTATGATTCACGCGCCGAGTCCATCTCAGCTTTCTTGAACAACAGCAACAACCCATTAAGTCATGTTGGCCTCATGCCTAACCCCCCACCACCACAagaccaccaccaccaccaccaccaaacCCACTCCTCTTCATCATCCATGTTTGACCCTTTATCAAACTACTTTGATCCTTTATCATCATCAAGATCACCACCGCCTCTCACAAACCCAAATTCACTTCTCAATCTTGATATGGTCTGGTCCAAAAACTTAAGATCTGAGACGACTTGCACTGATCTTGGTGCTTTTTTAGCTCCTTCATCACCAACCCAACAATTTTTTACCAACCAACCACAAAGTAGAGGCACTTTTCCTTCTTTACAAATCTCCCAAGGACCAGAAAGTGGCACGAGAGGTTCGGGTTCAGCTTCAGCTTCAGTTTCAAATGATCAGGCCAATACCACCATAAGTAGCAATAATATGGTTCGGAATCCAAAGAAGAGATCCAGAGCTTCGAGGCGTGCACCAACCACTGTTTTGACCACAGACACGACTAATTTCCGAGCCATGGTTCAGGAGTTCACTGGGATCCCTGCACCTCCCTTCACATCCTCGTCTTTTCCAAGAAGCAGGCTTGATCTATTTGGCACTGCTTCGACTTTGAGATCAGCTGCCCATTTGGAACATCCCACGCCTCCTTACCTTTTAAGACCTTTTGCCCAGAAAATCCAACAACCCCCACcatttctctcttcttcttcttcatcatcgtcAATGGTCGATGCTATGGCTTCCACTACTCCAACTAACATTAATTCTGGCATTAATACTACTGGTACTAATTCTTCAACTTCCATTAACTACCAGCTATCTTCTGATTTAGGCTTTCTAAAACAGCCACAGAATTTACTCAACATCAACATGCAAAACCCAGTTTTCAATTTCCACTCTCTCCTTGAACCCACTCCTAAATACACACTTACCAATTCAGCCATTCTTGGTGCCACCAAAGCACAACAAGGGTCGTTAGAAATTCCATCAAATGATTCACATCTGAAAATGGGTTCGCTCGAAGATTTTGGTTTGAGCCATGGCCATGTTAGCCCGAACCTTACAGGACTCCCAAACAtagtatcatcatcatcaaacaCAGCAGTAAGAAGAAGCGGCGACGACGAGAACAACAACCACACTTCAAACTGGGGAGATGGAGTGGGATCAAACGGGAGTGACCGAGGGATGTTAAGGTCCGTAAATGGCAATTACAGCAACTCACAGCCAAGAGTTGGCAATGGGAAATTGAACTACCCTGCTTCTTCATCAAATATTAAAGGGCCAGAGAATGTAGCAGCTGCAAGAAGTGAAGGTATGGTGGAATCATGGATTTGTTCTTCAGATtag